Proteins from one Armatimonadota bacterium genomic window:
- a CDS encoding caspase family protein, whose translation MKPFTKVFALIALAAVGSAPAAASGHRWALVVGVEHYKNSDIEPLRYAEADATSVASALEKSLGFNARRVRVMTSAVSDTTQPDCPTNVHVIDALNAMANSVGPDDTFVFYLSGHGFSRGDESFLGTIETDATSIDTLRLSTIPLSMLQNVMKRVKARQVVFMIDACRNDPERDKGGGENVRTAGFSKSLEVAARPAAALGGGSAVLFACADGQRGYEDPSLAHGAFTYYLVSALKGAAALAGEPLSAAQVAGYVLEKVTAWARQHSRQPSYWPTAWPARSCPRAAQ comes from the coding sequence ATGAAACCTTTTACCAAAGTATTCGCCTTGATCGCGCTGGCGGCAGTCGGTTCCGCGCCGGCGGCCGCTTCCGGCCATCGCTGGGCGCTGGTGGTTGGCGTGGAGCACTACAAGAACTCCGATATCGAGCCCCTCCGCTACGCGGAGGCGGATGCCACTTCGGTGGCCTCCGCCCTGGAGAAGAGCCTCGGTTTCAACGCCAGGCGCGTGCGGGTGATGACCAGCGCGGTGTCGGACACCACCCAGCCGGATTGTCCTACCAACGTGCACGTCATCGACGCGCTCAACGCCATGGCAAACAGCGTCGGGCCGGACGATACGTTTGTATTCTACTTGTCCGGCCATGGCTTCAGCCGCGGTGACGAAAGCTTTCTGGGCACCATAGAGACGGACGCCACATCCATCGATACGCTGCGGCTCAGTACAATCCCGCTCTCGATGCTGCAGAATGTGATGAAGCGGGTAAAGGCCCGGCAGGTGGTCTTCATGATCGATGCCTGCCGCAATGATCCGGAGCGCGACAAGGGCGGCGGCGAGAACGTTCGCACGGCCGGCTTCAGCAAGAGCCTGGAAGTAGCGGCCCGGCCCGCTGCCGCGCTGGGGGGCGGCAGCGCGGTGTTGTTTGCCTGCGCGGATGGGCAGCGCGGTTACGAGGATCCATCGCTGGCCCACGGCGCGTTCACCTACTACCTGGTCAGCGCGCTTAAGGGGGCCGCCGCGCTGGCGGGAGAGCCGCTTTCCGCGGCGCAGGTGGCCGGTTACGTGCTCGAAAAGGTGACCGCCTGGGCCCGACAGCACAGCCGACAGCCATCCTACTGGCCAACAGCGTGGCCGGCACGCAGCTGCCCCAGGGCTGCGCAGTGA